The Nymphaea colorata isolate Beijing-Zhang1983 chromosome 7, ASM883128v2, whole genome shotgun sequence DNA window cacgatatatgtgacaatgcgTTTTAATACAATTCTCATAAATAACAAAGTTTTAGGAAGATTGACTTTCACATTGACAAATCAATACTTGCCACTTAGCATAGGTTTGCACTTTTTTAGAAAGATCAAGACCCTCAAAGTTGTTGACCTTTCCTGCTTCAACTTTCTGACAGGAGTtttaaatttaatgtttttgatgtgtgtgtgggTGAGTCTGTGGTTTTGACCATATCCTGGCTTGATAGTTTATGTAGTAAAGATTGTGTCTGATATGGTTTTGAAAGTATCCTTACCAAACTGATGCATTCAGATCTTTATTAGAACTGGATTGAACTGATGCAGACCCAGTCTCCTAAATACCAAACCCCAGTTATGTAGGTTGAGAAGCACAATTGGTGAATGAATTAAAGAAGACAGCTGTTCCAACAATTTCATGCTCCCATCCATGTAAtagttaatttcaaaatttatgttgAATATTTCTTGGTAACGTTGCTGCAAATGaatgtaaaagtttttttcttttttcttcagtCTTTCTCCAGGAAAAATTCAATCCAAAAAATCTAGCTGGAGCTTTGTCTTATTTTCTTTGTGTGACTTCCACATGAAAAGGGAAAATCCTTATTGCTGAACAATTTTATTGTTTGCAGGAATGGAGCACAAAAGTTGCTTGGGATTTTAATCGCAATTGGAGAAGCAGTTGCATATGTTCTTTCTGGGATGTATGGTAATGTCAGCCAGCTTGGAGCAGGGAATGCAATTCTAATAATTCTTCAACTATTCTTTGCTGGTATCATTGTGATATGTTTGGATGAGCTTCTACAGAAAGGATATGGTCTTGGATCTGGCATTTCCTTGTTCATCGCAACCAATATTTGGTAAAAAAGCTTGACACTAGTTTTCTAGTGCCTGAGTAGGTTAGTTCATGGTCGACACTCACATATTGTGTTTAATGCAgtgaaaatatcatttggaaggcATTCAGCCCCACAACTATCAATAGTGGCAGAGGGGCAGAGTTTGAGGGTGCTGTTATTGCACTGTTCCATTTGTTGATAACTAGAACAGACAAGGTCCGAGCACTTCGTGAGGCATTTTATCGTCAGAATCTTCCTAACGTGACAAATTTGCTCGCAACAGTTTTGGTTTTCCTTATTGTCATATATTTTCAAGGCTTTCGTGTGGTGCTGCCAGTGAGATCTAAAAATGCCCGTGGGCAACAAGGCTCCTATCCAATCAAGCTTTTCTACACGTCGAATATGCCTATTATTTTGCAGTCTGCCCTTGTTTCAAACCTTTACTTCATTTCTCaggtttaaaatttttcttcttctgtgcAGTCATGAACTCTGAGATTAGAAGCTTTTCATCCTTATGGTTGGAAGCGACTTACGTTCCTCATTTTACTGGTTTATCAGTTGCTGTACAGGAGATACAGCGGGAATTTTCTAGTAAATTTGCTTGGGAAGTGGAAAGAGTCTGAATATTCAGGTGGTCAGTTTATTCCAGTTGGTGGCCTGGCATACTATATTACAGCACCATCCGGGTGAGCAAGTTAACAATCATTTTATTAGTATATGTTCATTGTGTTCTTTTAGTAATTTATGTGTTAtgcatgttctttcttttcagtttctaaTGCCCCTatccttttttttaactttcttttctaGAAGCTGAATCATTCAAAGTTGTTTTACAGCTTGGCAGACATGGCAGCCAACCcgtttcatgctcttttttatattattttcatgcTATCAGCATGTGCATTGTTCTCAAAGACTTGGATAGAGGTGTCTGGCTCTTCAGCAAGGGATGTGGCTAAGCAGCTGAAGGTAAAGCTATCATGCTATCATTTATCTGTTTTATGTGGGTCATGTTCTACTATAAGTCCTGGCTTGACTCTAATTGCTGCAACCATGACAAAAAAGCTCGTGCTTCTTAGGAATTTTATTTGGAACTATTATCTTGCTTTCACATGTTGCAACATGGTGATCTCAAGTCTGGATAAGGTGAACTAAAAAATGCTTCAGGTGCTTGGTAATCTAATGTGCAGATTGTTAAATGCGCATGTGAACATGACAAAGTATATCACTACAACCAACTATAAATCTTTAAAATAGGTGTTAGAAAACAAATACGTGTAAATGTGTTTGATTTGCAGTAGAAAAGGAAGCCGATTATCTTTAGATTCATTTTCACATATTTGTAAGCCTTCTGTCAATATGAGATTCATGTATCTGCGTAGTTGCTGCATGTGCTGCATGGATTTGGAGTGTTTTTTGGGTGTCTACAAACTGATAATGTTTGGCCTGACTGCTATCTGAAGGAGTTACTAGCTTGCTAGCATTACTTATTTGATCAATTTGCTTTACCACTTGTTGAAATGATGAACTCTAACTCATCTAAAAGATCCTTTCCTAGGCAGCATAAATGTCTTAACTTCAATCCTAATAGATGGGTACTGCCATGGTTAAAAGAATTTGAGCTGAATTGATTAGCTGGGAGTACATATAGGATATGATGATTTTCCAATGTAGGCTAAatggtttgaaaaatttacagcATCTATTTCTATATTGTCACTATGCCCTTCTTGTTGTTGCCCATATTGTTGGCCCCGACTCTGGCTAATGGTCTCAACCTGTCTGTAATACTACGTGCAATGCTTTTTCATGCTCTTCTGGTGACCTCAGTATATCCTGAGGAATGggaatgctttttttcttttgttttttattcgaacatgaaaaatgaaatgctcttttagtttttttgacGGTTGTTGAGTCGGGTATTAAGGGCCATATTTTTTCGTATTCTGCTTCAGATATTCTTTTTAgattattttgatattcttttcttgttcataaAGTACTGttttatattacttttttttgtctattattAGAGGGATCTGCAAAAATCccgtttatgattttttaacgTTGCATCTTGAAGCTTAAAAAACCTGAGGCCTTTTCATCGCCTGATATCCGTCCTTGACATGTGGAAATTTTGTTCGCAATTGTTTCATCTGCTTTCTTCCTCGACACCTTCTCATGGTCTGCTCCTGATCTATAGGAACAACAAATGGTGATGCCTGGTCATAGGGAGTCCAATCTTCAAAAGGAATTGAACAGATACATACCCACAGCTGCTGCCTTTGGTGGTATGTGCATTGGTGCTCTGACGGTGTTGGCAGACTTCATGGGTGCCATTGGTTCTGGTACAGGGATCTTGCTTGCAGTGACTATCATTTACCAGTATTTTGAAACctttgagaaagagagagccagTGAACTTGGCTTCTTTGGATTCTGAAAACGCTAATGGTTCAGGAGAACAGGGAGGTGGCTAAGGCTCCCAGCAGTTTTGGTGAACTGTGGGTTATGTAGAATAGGTTCCTCTAGCACAATGTAGCATATCTTTCATTTGGCTTACTTTGCCTTCCCGTGAAAAGAGAAGGTCTGGAAGCAACACGCCACGATCCACGATCTGTCTCCTTTCTCCAGCCAAATCAAGATTGAAATTCTTTGTTTCCTACCGCTCGCTAATCATgaacaatttttgtttttataatttttagtgTTGGCAGTTTGAAGGGATCTGTTTCCTTGTTTTGGTGAAATTAATTCTGTTCTGTAGGATTGCTGATGAATGAAATTTGAGATATGTTTTGTAGAAGGTAATTACCTCATCTCCACTGCTGCTAAAGTTGGATTTTTATTCTTGGTTGGAAACTCTCTCTTTGATGTCCCACTCCCCCCACCCAGGTCTCACTCCCTATCCAGAGCGCTGGACCCTGGGGCCAGGGGAAAGGAGGACATGCTGCAGCAGCCTCTTCGGGATATCCAACCCCCCTCTCTCTGATGTGTGTCCATAAACGGACAGTGCTGAAAACATGGAGCTTTGTATCAAAAACTCCTTAAGCTAGTCCGACAGTGGTGCGTTAAGGGCCCAATCTGTTCATCTCATTGAGTTCAGTCTTCTTCTTGCACAACGGAGACACCTCTCTCTGAAGGTTATGCTTTGAATCACCAATCTAGCTGTTGTCTGTTGATGCGTCAAGGTCCATAAGGATATGAGATCCTTTTAGGACCTGGTTAAAAGATCCGGTAAGCTCTGGACATTTCGAACAGCCATTTTTATGGTTCAGGATGGTATGCATTTTAGCCGCTTTCCTTTACGGAGCAGTAGCAGAGCTATAGTGTGGCTGGCGTGGCCTTTTCCAAAATTCATTGCGGTGAAGCTGGCCGAAGGTTCCGTTGCATGTGGTGTTCACACCATACTCAGGTTGATGCCTCTTTGAGTGTTcctcaaatgaaaaaacatggcTCCTTCACGGTCACAGAAAGGTATCAAGATGGCGAGAGTCCCCTTTCTTCCCCTGCCCGGGTGTAGAGGTCTTACGATACACTATTCAGCTTGATCGTCATGCATACTATCATTTTCATATGGACTCCTAAccttttatcattttcatatGGACTCCTAACcttttattgataaaaatttAGCGTTGTACACAAAATATCCACACAAAAACTCACGGGAGTACAAGCGCTGCAAAGCCAAAACCAGCGCTCAGGCAGTCAGACGAAAGGACTATTTAGCTGTATGCATCGGAGGCATCAATAATTCAATGATTTGAACAGGAGGAATGTTGTCTTCAGCTATTGTGAGATTCGGAGCCATAtcttataaagcaaaaaaactgtTAATCAGGTGGCTCCTTTCAAGGGATCCCTTCAGAAGGTGTTTCTATTTCATGTTCAAGAAAATACCGATGGAAGAGATTAGCCTATTCATGCCTTGAACGCAATGGTTTAGGACTTCCATCTCAGCCATGAGAATGGTCTTCTAGATAAGAGAAAAACTCCAGATAAGAGAAAAACTCCAGATGGATACCTTCAAAATGTTTTCGAAGTATATGCAGTGCAGGTGAACATAAAGGCCACACTTTTCAGGAGGTGGCCATGGATCCACCATCAAATCATAATTAAGCCAAAGATTAACTTCCTTGCTATATTCCTCTAGCTCGCATGTATAACATCCAAACAAATTTTCCAGACAGAGAACTTGAATTGACAAATTGTGAAAATCTTGCCATCATGCACATCCTCATTTGGCATCATCCATATCTTCCATATAACTGTGGGGAAGGCTAGATTCCAGCGTTTGTTGAGTTGTGGGTCCACTTCTTCAACTCTTGAACTGCATTGGAGTGAAGGACCCTCCTATGTTTAAACTTCCTACCATTTGCAGTgcagaaaaaatggaaatcaaATGGAGGACGTATTCACAGGACGCTACTCAATCCCGCCAGCTATGGCCCCCGGAGCGAGCGGTACCAAGATTGCGGCAGTCAATCATCTTAACCTACCTACCCCCTTCCCAATAAGCAAATAGCTACGACCAGGTAAAACGCTCGCGCGCGTGCGCAAGACAGACAGTTTTGCGTCCGCAGCCCATGCATTGTACCGGATACGCAGAAGGCAGCCATGTGTTCGATGTAATTACAATCACAATCGATTATGTAAGGAAGGCGTAGAAAACAGGGAAGATAACATTGTCATCAGAATGAAAGAAATGTCGTTTCCACTTCTAACAATACAAAGTCGGTCAGAATCTGTAGCAAAAACAAAAGCTGCTCCCTAAAAGGAGCTTGGCTGTAGAAGTTAGAGATCACTGTTTCGACAAGACCGAAGCAATTGCCTTGTGTGCCACCACCCATTAGAGATGGGATGATTGATTCAAGGCCTTTGCATTCTGGTCGTTGTGGAAAACCTCCCTCTTCATGCTGTTGCTCAGTGTTATCACTGGCATAAATTTTTGGCCAGTATGAGCTCTGCCGGCGGCAATGCAGGTAGCTCTATCGCTAGCATCGTATCTTCCAGCAGCTCGTTTGTCTTGTTCCGATGATGGGTAGCTCGTGCTGGCTGCTTTAAGATTCTCCGACGCGTCGTCCCGTACTCCGGCAGGCAAAGACTGGAAACGGTAAGCAGAAGACGAAGAAgagttttcttcctcttccggCACAATGAACTTCTGGAACAGGCGGCCGTCCACCCAACGATCGGTCGAGTCCGCCGAGGCCGGCTCCCAGGCAGAAGAAGTCGTCAGGACCGTGTTGCTGCCTGATGATTCTTGGCCTTCTGAAGAGGCCGGCTGGTGGGGAATATCCCTCCTGGCCGACACATACTTGTGCAAGTTGCGGTCTGTTACGTGATGATGGTCATCAACATTGTTGCCATTATGCAGGTCCAATAACTCCAATGGGTCTCTTGCCCTCGGCACAGTGCTGTTGGAGTTCAAATCCGCTACTGCTTCGAGGATGGAGCAGGCTTTTGAAACGCAAGGTGGGAGGTAGAAGGCTGGGGAACGGACGTCGTTATCCAAGGGTGAGGCTGGATTACCGGATTCCAGCATAGACCTGGTGAGTTTCTTTTGGGGATAGCAGCTCTCGGCGTCTAAAGTTAGCAACTCTGCCGTGACTTGGGCGTCGTCCTCCGCCCCCGCTTCCTCCTCCTCTGGCTCTGGTCGCCTGTGGTCGGAGATGGGCATGGTGGGAGAGGGTTGTTGCCTTGACACTTGTTTCACCACCCTGCAGGTAAGCAGCTGCTCGCGAATGTGAGGCACAGTGGTGTTGCTGCTACGGCTATCTCTGGCTTTTCCACTTCCATCTAAGCTTTCGGAGCGACGATGGGATGCTGATGGGTTCctcactttttcttctctttctccttctctatcCTTTGCTATATTCTGGTGGTTGCCACTGCTGCTGCTTTTGTTTCGATCACCGGCTATGGTGGTGGTGGTCGTGGGGGCGGCGGCAGTAGTGATGGTGGTAACAGGATCGGCTGAGTTGTCAGCTTGACCATGCGATTTGGGTACAGAGTCACCGACCAGAGGCCTTCTGTAAGGTGATTGCTCACCCTTTCTGGAAGAGTTCCGGCTCAAGGATGGAGTGGGGACCGTGGGTGTAGTGGCCGTCGCTGCCCTTGCTGCGGGCGAACGGGACCGGGAGGCAACGTTATTCCTCTTGGCAACCGGCTTGCCTCCAGTATCAGCCGAAGAAGAGGGAGCGTATCTTCCGGAGCGGGTGGACCTGCTTTTGTCCGGGGTAGCGTCTCCTCTTTTTCCCGGGGACCGGCTTACTCTTCTTCTTGCTTCACCGCCAGCAGCAGCAGCCGCAGCCGCAGCTCCGCCTCTTCTCGCCCGTTGTTCATCGGGATTCCGCTCTCTGCTGCTGGAACGCTTATAATAGTAGTCCACCATACCTCCCATGTCCCCACTCGGCGTCCTTTTGTGAGAAGGCCGACCGCTGCGTTGCTTCCCTCTGCCGTCATCGTCGCCCCCCTCGCGGTCGAACTGATTCTCGTTCTCCGCTTGGTACTCGAAATGCCTCTTCGAACCAGAGTGCCTCTTGGTGCTGGCGCTACTGGTCAGAGCGCGAGCGTTGTTCTCGTTGGAGGACTTGCCGGAGGAGCTGCGGCTGAGGCGGCCGCACTGGATCAATATGGCATCCACCTCCTCTTTGGTGCAGCTGGACGTCCTGACAACGCCTTCGCTGCCTTTCTTGAGCGCGGCAGCGCCGTCAGTGCTCTGTTTTGGAGGACAACCGTTGCCATTATCATCGCAAACCCCATTTGCCTCCCGACCCTTGGCTGGAGGAACAACCTCCTCTACTTTCAGTTTCCCGAGCTTATCCTCATTGTCAGCCTTGAGGTTTGAAATATCTGCAAGAGGAGTCGCCGGCTTTGCAGGTTTCTCCGTTTCACGGGCGTTGGATTTCCTCACAGTTACCTTCTCGACAGCAGTCCCAGAACCCGAAGAAGCTCGTTTAACTGCCTTTGCATCAGAGCCAGAGAGGGTTGCTGCTTTGCGACTAGCAAAACCAGAGGGGATTACCGCAGCCGAAGGAGGAGGAGCAGCAGGAGCAGAACCCTCCTCGTTGAGAGAATTTTTCTTACTCAAACAGGTACCCATTTCAGAAAAGGACCAGAgatagaagaagatgaagaagaagaaagctgGTAATGCACTCCACTAGGAAATGAAATATCAAAAGCTTAGGACAGCAGAGAGCGAAGCCGCCGGAGGGGAATGTAGTGGTAGGACACCCATCCCGGAGAATCATAAATCCGTTGGGGTTTGAAGATTTAAATCACCGGGAGATGGGGCGTCTGCttgtgtttcaaatttttttgaatctcAACGTATTAATTAATTTAGAAGGCATGTGCTTTCGATAAGGGGCAGAGAGAGCGGACGCCGAATTTGAACTGTGAACACTGCGCAGGGGAGAATACTGACACTGCGGAGCTTGTGACCGTTGAAATCGGACGCTCAGGATTCATGCTCTCCAAGCTTCGTGTCAGACCAATTAAAAagaattccttcctctttttcttttttgtagttGTTGATGCCGACCGCAGGAAATGAGTCTGGACCACGTAACGGCTATTTTCTAACACCCAAGACCTTCTGCTCCTCCCAACGGCACGTGGACCGATGACCTCACGCGTCACGTTGAACAGCTTAGTGCTGCTGACAGTGAGTTTC harbors:
- the LOC116257524 gene encoding uncharacterized protein LOC116257524 encodes the protein MPGGGFRVLHLVRPFLSFLPEVQSAERKIPFREKVIYTVISLFIFLVCSQLPLYGIHSTTGADPFYWMRVILASNRGTVMELGITPIVTSGLVMQLLAGSKIIEVDNSVREDRALLNGAQKLLGILIAIGEAVAYVLSGMYGNVSQLGAGNAILIILQLFFAGIIVICLDELLQKGYGLGSGISLFIATNICENIIWKAFSPTTINSGRGAEFEGAVIALFHLLITRTDKVRALREAFYRQNLPNVTNLLATVLVFLIVIYFQGFRVVLPVRSKNARGQQGSYPIKLFYTSNMPIILQSALVSNLYFISQLLYRRYSGNFLVNLLGKWKESEYSGGQFIPVGGLAYYITAPSGLADMAANPFHALFYIIFMLSACALFSKTWIEVSGSSARDVAKQLKEQQMVMPGHRESNLQKELNRYIPTAAAFGGMCIGALTVLADFMGAIGSGTGILLAVTIIYQYFETFEKERASELGFFGF
- the LOC116257288 gene encoding uncharacterized protein LOC116257288, which codes for MGTCLSKKNSLNEEGSAPAAPPPSAAVIPSGFASRKAATLSGSDAKAVKRASSGSGTAVEKVTVRKSNARETEKPAKPATPLADISNLKADNEDKLGKLKVEEVVPPAKGREANGVCDDNGNGCPPKQSTDGAAALKKGSEGVVRTSSCTKEEVDAILIQCGRLSRSSSGKSSNENNARALTSSASTKRHSGSKRHFEYQAENENQFDREGGDDDGRGKQRSGRPSHKRTPSGDMGGMVDYYYKRSSSRERNPDEQRARRGGAAAAAAAAGGEARRRVSRSPGKRGDATPDKSRSTRSGRYAPSSSADTGGKPVAKRNNVASRSRSPAARAATATTPTVPTPSLSRNSSRKGEQSPYRRPLVGDSVPKSHGQADNSADPVTTITTAAAPTTTTTIAGDRNKSSSSGNHQNIAKDREGEREEKVRNPSASHRRSESLDGSGKARDSRSSNTTVPHIREQLLTCRVVKQVSRQQPSPTMPISDHRRPEPEEEEAGAEDDAQVTAELLTLDAESCYPQKKLTRSMLESGNPASPLDNDVRSPAFYLPPCVSKACSILEAVADLNSNSTVPRARDPLELLDLHNGNNVDDHHHVTDRNLHKYVSARRDIPHQPASSEGQESSGSNTVLTTSSAWEPASADSTDRWVDGRLFQKFIVPEEEENSSSSSAYRFQSLPAGVRDDASENLKAASTSYPSSEQDKRAAGRYDASDRATCIAAGRAHTGQKFMPVITLSNSMKREVFHNDQNAKALNQSSHL